The following are encoded together in the Daucus carota subsp. sativus chromosome 5, DH1 v3.0, whole genome shotgun sequence genome:
- the LOC108222785 gene encoding F-box protein At3g07870 isoform X4: MDLPAELLAEIVSRTPARTIVYCKSVCKKWRNILSESYFANLHLSRSSEEFIIHQGSRDDEYAILTLIELEDESEQHDIHPDPLMRFDLGLNFECEVMCLSGSVNGLICIEDNYEESVYICNPITQEYIYLENPDTKKSYLSMHYGFGFAETNNQYKVVRFYLDRCLSTENSCPSTEGSYKLGSEVYTLGTATWRDLGHIPFHISGCDIGIYVSGNLHWLADEDKIICTFDLDREIYQPMAAAPWGSENAFRSLGVLKGCLCICDNTPYSELAIWVMRDYGVEDSWTKEFVTYTHLIHGDIHTDMIRILKVFKDGTVLLYSESFQLFTYHPQHQTLQHHIYPGGDLDTFDAQTYVPNFMSLHSFELEEVFGW, from the coding sequence ATGGATTTGCCGGCAGAGTTGCTGGCTGAAATTGTATCAAGAACTCCAGCTAGGACAATAGTCTATTGCAAATCTGTATGCAAAAAGTGGCGCAACATACTCTCAGAATCGTATTTTGCTAACCTACATCTCTCGAGATCATCTGAAGAGTTTATAATTCATCAAGGCAGCAGGGACGACGAATATGCTATCCTTACTCTGATTGAACTAGAAGACGAAAGTGAACAACATGATATTCACCCTGACCCTCTGATGCGATTTGACCTAGGACTTAACTTTGAATGTGAAGTGATGTGTTTAAGTGGTTCAGTTAATGGGTTAATTTGCATAGAGGATAATTATGAAGAGTCGGTTTATATATGCAATCCAATTACACAAGAGTACATATACCTTGAAAATCCTGACACCAAAAAGTCATATTTAAGCATGCATTATGGCTTTGGATTTGCTGAAACAAACAACCAGTACAAGGTTGTACGTTTTTATCTGGATCGTTGTCTATCAACTGAGAATAGTTGTCCATCAACGGAAGGCTCATATAAGCTTGGGAGCGAGGTTTACACGCTTGGAACAGCCACATGGAGAGATCTAGGGCATATCCCCTTTCACATAAGTGGATGTGATATTGGTATCTATGTTAGTGGGAACCTCCATTGGTTAGCTGATGaggataaaattatatgtacttTTGACTTGGACAGAGAAATATATCAGCCAATGGCAGCTGCTCCCTGGGGAAGTGAGAATGCTTTTAGGAGCTTGGGAGTCCTTAAAGGTTGCTTGTGCATATGTGATAACACACCCTACTCTGAACTTGCCATTTGGGTGATGAGAGACTATGGAGTGGAAGACAGTTGGACTAAAGAATTCGTCACCTATACTCATCTGATACATGGTGATATACATACTGACATGATTCGAATCCTTAAAGTTTTCAAAGATGGAACTGTTTTATTGTATTCTGAGAGCTTTCAATTGTTCACTTATCATCCTCAACATCAAACTCTGCAACATCACATTTACCCGGGCGGTGACTTGGACACATTTGATGCACAGACTTACGTCCCAAATTTTATGAGTCTCCACAGTTTCGAATTGGAGGAAGTCTTCGGGTGGTAG
- the LOC108222785 gene encoding F-box protein At3g07870 isoform X3 encodes MHKRVCSGKFPAMDLPAELLAEIVSRTPARTIVYCKSVCKKWRNILSESYFANLHLSRSSEEFIIHQGSRDDEYAILTLIELEDESEQHDIHPDPLMRFDLGLNFECEVMCLSGSVNGLICIEDNYEESVYICNPITQEYIYLENPDTKKSYLSMHYGFGFAETNNQYKVVRFYLDRCLSTENSCPSTEGSYKLGSEVYTLGTATWRDLGHIPFHISGCDIGIYVSGNLHWLADEDKIICTFDLDREIYQPMAAAPWGSENAFRSLGVLKGCLCICDNTPYSELAIWVMRDYGVEDSWTKEFVTYTHLIHGDIHTDMIRILKVFKDGTVLLYSESFQLFTYHPQHQTLQHHIYPGGDLDTFDAQTYVPNFMSLHSFELEEVFGW; translated from the exons ATGCATAAGAGA GTGTGCAGTGGAAAGTTCCCCGCTATGGATTTGCCGGCAGAGTTGCTGGCTGAAATTGTATCAAGAACTCCAGCTAGGACAATAGTCTATTGCAAATCTGTATGCAAAAAGTGGCGCAACATACTCTCAGAATCGTATTTTGCTAACCTACATCTCTCGAGATCATCTGAAGAGTTTATAATTCATCAAGGCAGCAGGGACGACGAATATGCTATCCTTACTCTGATTGAACTAGAAGACGAAAGTGAACAACATGATATTCACCCTGACCCTCTGATGCGATTTGACCTAGGACTTAACTTTGAATGTGAAGTGATGTGTTTAAGTGGTTCAGTTAATGGGTTAATTTGCATAGAGGATAATTATGAAGAGTCGGTTTATATATGCAATCCAATTACACAAGAGTACATATACCTTGAAAATCCTGACACCAAAAAGTCATATTTAAGCATGCATTATGGCTTTGGATTTGCTGAAACAAACAACCAGTACAAGGTTGTACGTTTTTATCTGGATCGTTGTCTATCAACTGAGAATAGTTGTCCATCAACGGAAGGCTCATATAAGCTTGGGAGCGAGGTTTACACGCTTGGAACAGCCACATGGAGAGATCTAGGGCATATCCCCTTTCACATAAGTGGATGTGATATTGGTATCTATGTTAGTGGGAACCTCCATTGGTTAGCTGATGaggataaaattatatgtacttTTGACTTGGACAGAGAAATATATCAGCCAATGGCAGCTGCTCCCTGGGGAAGTGAGAATGCTTTTAGGAGCTTGGGAGTCCTTAAAGGTTGCTTGTGCATATGTGATAACACACCCTACTCTGAACTTGCCATTTGGGTGATGAGAGACTATGGAGTGGAAGACAGTTGGACTAAAGAATTCGTCACCTATACTCATCTGATACATGGTGATATACATACTGACATGATTCGAATCCTTAAAGTTTTCAAAGATGGAACTGTTTTATTGTATTCTGAGAGCTTTCAATTGTTCACTTATCATCCTCAACATCAAACTCTGCAACATCACATTTACCCGGGCGGTGACTTGGACACATTTGATGCACAGACTTACGTCCCAAATTTTATGAGTCTCCACAGTTTCGAATTGGAGGAAGTCTTCGGGTGGTAG
- the LOC108222785 gene encoding F-box protein At3g07870 isoform X1 has translation MSAAVSRHMERLRMQACIRDGKFPAMDLPAELLAEIVSRTPARTIVYCKSVCKKWRNILSESYFANLHLSRSSEEFIIHQGSRDDEYAILTLIELEDESEQHDIHPDPLMRFDLGLNFECEVMCLSGSVNGLICIEDNYEESVYICNPITQEYIYLENPDTKKSYLSMHYGFGFAETNNQYKVVRFYLDRCLSTENSCPSTEGSYKLGSEVYTLGTATWRDLGHIPFHISGCDIGIYVSGNLHWLADEDKIICTFDLDREIYQPMAAAPWGSENAFRSLGVLKGCLCICDNTPYSELAIWVMRDYGVEDSWTKEFVTYTHLIHGDIHTDMIRILKVFKDGTVLLYSESFQLFTYHPQHQTLQHHIYPGGDLDTFDAQTYVPNFMSLHSFELEEVFGW, from the exons ATGTCAGCAGCAGTTTCGAGACATATGGAGCGCCTGAGAATGCAGGCATGCATAAGAGA TGGAAAGTTCCCCGCTATGGATTTGCCGGCAGAGTTGCTGGCTGAAATTGTATCAAGAACTCCAGCTAGGACAATAGTCTATTGCAAATCTGTATGCAAAAAGTGGCGCAACATACTCTCAGAATCGTATTTTGCTAACCTACATCTCTCGAGATCATCTGAAGAGTTTATAATTCATCAAGGCAGCAGGGACGACGAATATGCTATCCTTACTCTGATTGAACTAGAAGACGAAAGTGAACAACATGATATTCACCCTGACCCTCTGATGCGATTTGACCTAGGACTTAACTTTGAATGTGAAGTGATGTGTTTAAGTGGTTCAGTTAATGGGTTAATTTGCATAGAGGATAATTATGAAGAGTCGGTTTATATATGCAATCCAATTACACAAGAGTACATATACCTTGAAAATCCTGACACCAAAAAGTCATATTTAAGCATGCATTATGGCTTTGGATTTGCTGAAACAAACAACCAGTACAAGGTTGTACGTTTTTATCTGGATCGTTGTCTATCAACTGAGAATAGTTGTCCATCAACGGAAGGCTCATATAAGCTTGGGAGCGAGGTTTACACGCTTGGAACAGCCACATGGAGAGATCTAGGGCATATCCCCTTTCACATAAGTGGATGTGATATTGGTATCTATGTTAGTGGGAACCTCCATTGGTTAGCTGATGaggataaaattatatgtacttTTGACTTGGACAGAGAAATATATCAGCCAATGGCAGCTGCTCCCTGGGGAAGTGAGAATGCTTTTAGGAGCTTGGGAGTCCTTAAAGGTTGCTTGTGCATATGTGATAACACACCCTACTCTGAACTTGCCATTTGGGTGATGAGAGACTATGGAGTGGAAGACAGTTGGACTAAAGAATTCGTCACCTATACTCATCTGATACATGGTGATATACATACTGACATGATTCGAATCCTTAAAGTTTTCAAAGATGGAACTGTTTTATTGTATTCTGAGAGCTTTCAATTGTTCACTTATCATCCTCAACATCAAACTCTGCAACATCACATTTACCCGGGCGGTGACTTGGACACATTTGATGCACAGACTTACGTCCCAAATTTTATGAGTCTCCACAGTTTCGAATTGGAGGAAGTCTTCGGGTGGTAG